A stretch of the Brassica oleracea var. oleracea cultivar TO1000 unplaced genomic scaffold, BOL UnpScaffold01083, whole genome shotgun sequence genome encodes the following:
- the LOC106320826 gene encoding uncharacterized protein LOC106320826, translating to MGGSPPCGDSVRAVKDYRRQAITAPKWPSQVEADHQISFLAADTHGISMPHNDPLLIDIGIGECQVMKVLGDTGSSVDLIFWDTLEKMGVDLRDMKPCSRTLTGFNGFSEQMIGTIRLPVYAGDVTRTVKFSVIRARAPYNAILGTPWLHSMKAIPSTYHQCVKFHGNDGTTQMIRGDQRAARELLIAAVKLQQSPSLVTAVTKPIHKISPQKEEIHEVPIDGADPSKVVRFGAYLSDDLQTLIISFRKENASTFAWVTSDMKGIDPTITSHELNVDPTFKPIRQKRQKLGSERSKAVNEEIDRLLDAGFIAEVRYPEWLVNPVVVKKKNGKWRICVDFTDLNKACPKDSYTLPHIDRLVESTAGNELLTFMDAFSGYNQIMMHTGDREKMAFITDRGTYCYKVMPFGLKNLGATYQRLVNRMLPTNLATLLKFTFMICWSNHFAPRTISTIYETASKR from the coding sequence ATGGGTGGTTCACCTCCTTGCGGGGACTCGGTAAGAGCAGTTAAAGATTACAGGCGACAAGCCATCACCGCCCCAAAGTGGCCTTCGCAAGTCGAAGCAGACCATCAAATCTCTTTCTTGGCGGCCGACACTCACGGTATCAGCATGCCGCATAACGACCCACTCCTAATCGATATCGGAATTGGCGAATGCCAGGTCATGAAGGTTCTCGGCGACACAGGCAGCTCAGTCGACCTTATCTTTTGGGACACGCTCGAAAAGATGGGAGTCGACCTGCGAGACATGAAGCCCTGCTCACGCACTCTCACGGGATTCAATGGCTTCTCGGAACAGATGATTGGGACAATTCGTCTCCCAGTTTACGCAGGTGATGTGACCCGCACTGTTAAGTTCTCTGTTATCCGGGCTAGGGCGCCCTACAACGCAATCCTTGGAACGCCTTGGTTACACTCCATGAAAGCCATTCCCTCCACATATCACCAATGCGTTAAGTTCCATGGGAATGATGGAACGACGCAGATGATTCGTGGGGACCAACGGGCCGCGAGAGAGCTACTTATCGCCGCGGTCAAGCTACAACAATCGCCTTCTCTCGTCACCGCAGTCACCAAACCAATACATAAGATCTCCCCTCAGAAGGAAGAAATCCACGAGGTTCCCATCGATGGAGCTGACCCATCGAAGGTCGTGCGCTTTGGCGCTTATCTCTCCGACGATCTGCAGACATTAATCATTTCTTTCCGCAAAGAGAATGCCTCAACCTTTGCATGGGTAACTTCTGATATGAAGGGTATAGACCCCACAATAACATCTCACGAATTAAACGTCGATCCGACGTTCAAGCCTATTCGACAGAAGAGGCAGAAGCTCGGATCCGAACGGTCCAAAGCAGTAAATGAGGAAATTGACAGGTTACTTGACGCAGGTTTCATCGCCGAAGTACGATACCCGGAGTGGCTAGTAAACCCCGTCGtcgttaaaaagaaaaacgggaaaTGGCGCATTTGTGTTGACTTCACGGATTTGAACAAAGCATGTCCAAAAGACAGTTACACTCTCCCGCATATCGACCGTTTGGTGGAGTCAACTGCCGGTAACGAGCTCCTAACATTTATGGACGCTTTTTCCGGAtacaatcaaatcatgatgcatACGGGCGATCGCGAGAAAATGGCGTTCATAACGGACAGAGGGACGTATTGCTACAAGGTCATGCCTTTCGGCCTAAAGAACCTAGGAGCGACTTACCAGCGTCTGGTCAATAGAATGTTGCCGACAAACTTGGCAACACTATTGAAGTTTACATTTATGATATGCTGGTCAAATCACTTCGCGCCAAGGACCATCTCAACCATTTACGAGACTGCTTCAAAACGCTGA
- the LOC106320827 gene encoding uncharacterized protein LOC106320827: MKLNPGKCTFGVTSREFLGYIVTQRGIEANPKQITAILDLPSSNNTREVQRLTGRVVALNRFISRSTDKCLPFYELLPGNKIFVWDEKCEEAFNQLKHYLTTPPVLSKPEVGDTLSLYVAVTSSAVSSVVIREDRGEQKPIFYTKRMSEPETRYPTLEKMALAIITSARKLRPYFQSHTIEVFSNQPLRTVMQNINQSGRLTKWAVELSEHDIVYKNRTAAKSQVLADFLIELTPKLEQDLVLPSLNWILQVDGSSTNKGSGAGVQLQSPTGELIRQSFSFDFPESNNEAEYESLITGLRLAKAVKAKRVNAYCDSQLVVSQFLGDYDVKNDRMDAYLKLVKDLTQDFEFFELTKVPRGENVCADALAALGSKLHDQVKRTIPIHRIEKPSISPPTEELAIAASITDAMDIDEGEPRTTEVQLEDWRTEFIAYLSDGILPTEKWEARQLNRCSAHYVVMDGTLHRWTATKVLLRCIFGDETRLVMAETHEGAAGNHSGGRALALKVKILGVYWPTMNADCESYVKKCDKCQRHASTTHSPTELLHTLTAAYPFMRWGMDIIGPMLSSRQKRFIIVLTYYFTKWVEAEAYANITDKEVQKFVWKNILCRHGLPYEIVTDNGSQFISHNFKEFCDIWRIRLNMSTPRNPQSNGQVESTNKIIIDGLKK; the protein is encoded by the coding sequence atgaagctcaacccggggAAATGCACCTTTGGCGTCACGTCCCGAGAGTTCCTAGGTTACATTGTCACCCAGCGAGGCATCGaagcaaacccaaaacaaataaCGGCAATCCTCGATCTCCCTAGCTCGAATAACACCCGCGAGGTTCAGCGTTTAACCGGAAGGGTTGTGGCACTAAACAGATTCATCTCAAGATCCACAGACAAGTGTCTCCCGTTCTATGAACTCCTGCCAGGAAATAAGATATTCGTCTGGGACGAAAAATGCGAGGAAGCCTTCAATCAACTCAAGCATTACCTAACGACACCTCCAGTTCTGTCGAAGCCCGAAGTCGGGGACACTCTATCCTTATACGTTGCCGTCACCTCCTCGGCCGTTAGCAGCGTCGTAATACGAGAAGACCGTggcgaacagaaacctattttctacacCAAGCGGATGTCGGAACCGGAAACGAGATACCCAACCTTGGAAAAGATGGCCCTTGCTATCATCACTTCGGCAAGAAAACTCAGACCTTATTTCCAATCGCACACTATCGAGGTGTTCTCCAACCAGCCCCTTAGGACGGTAATGCAAAATATCAACCAATCAGGAAGGCTAACAAAGTGGGCAGTTGAGCTTAGCGAACACGACATCGTGTACAAGAACCGCACAGCAGCTAAGTCGCAAGTTCTTGCTGATTTCCTGATCGAGCTAACGCCGAAGCTAGAACAAGATCTTGTGCTGCCAAGTCTGAACTGGATACTGCAAGTAGATGGTTCATCTACGAACAAAGGTTCAGGGGCAGGCGTACAACTCCAGTCACCGACAGGCGAACTAATCCGACAGTCGTTCAGTTTTGATTTTCCGGAGTCCAACAACGAAGCGGAATACGAGTCTCTCATCACAGGCCTTCGGCTCGCAAAAGCAGTAAAAGCCAAAAGAGTCAATGCATACTGTGACTCCCAACTCGTGGTGAGTCAATTCCTCGGAGACTACGACGTCAAGAACGACAGAATGGATGCTTACTTGAAACTCGTCAAAGATCTCACACAAGATTTCGAATTCTTCGAGCTAACGAAAGTCCCTCGCGGAGAGAACGTATGTGCGGACGCACTCGCAGCCCTTGGGAGTAAGCTACACGATCAGGTGAAAAGGACAATCCCAATACATAGGATTGAAAAGCCTAGCATCAGCCCACCGACGGAAGAACTTGCCATTGCAGCATCTATCACCGACGCCATGGACATCGACGAAGGGGAACCTCGCACAACGGAAGTGCAACTCGAAGATTGGCGAACGGAATTCATCGCTTACCTATCCGACGGGATACTACCTACAGAGAAATGGGAAGCAAGACAGCTCAACAGATGCAGTGCGCATTACGTCGTCATGGACGGAAcactccatcgatggactgcAACCAAAGTACTCCTTAGGTGTATCTTTGGAGACGAAACAAGGCTGgtcatggccgaaacacatGAAGGAGCAGCAGGCAATCATTCAGGAGGACGAGCTCTCGCACTAAAAGTGAAAATCCTCGGTGTCTATTGGCCAACaatgaacgcagattgcgaATCCTATGTCAAGAAATGCGATAAGTGCCAGCGACACGCTTCAACCACACACAGCCCGACGGAATTGCTCCATACCTTGACGGCAGCATACCCcttcatgcgatggggaatggataTCATCGGGCCAATGCTGAGCTCTCGACAGAAGAGATTCATCATAGTCTTAACATATTACTTCACCAAATGGGTGGAAGCAGAAGCCTACGCCAACATTACCGACAAGGAGGTGCAGAAgttcgtctggaaaaacatcCTCTGCAGGCACGGGCTCCCGTATGAGATAGTCACAGACAACGGATCCCAATTTATCTCCCACAACTTCAAAGAGTTCTGCGACATATGGAGAATTCGGCTCAACATGTCCACACCGAGAAACCCGCAGAGCAACGGTCAAGTCGAGTCCACTAACAAGATAATCATCGACGGACTCAAGAAATGA